Part of the Paenibacillus aurantius genome, TCGCGTCGCCGATCCCCGAGCCTACCTTGATGTAATCGGGAGGCAGCTCCTGAAGGTGGATGACGTCCTTGTCCAGGGCGCTCTGGCCGACAAGCCCCTCTCCCAGGCGGAAGGTTTTGGTCCGTGCCCCGTCGCTGAAGGCATAGGAGCCGTACAAGCTCAGCTGGGCCCGCTTGCCCTCGTCCTCCTTCACATACAGAGCACCGAAGCTCGCTCCCACCATAGGCGTTACTTCCCCGATGAAGGTCTGTGCCACCTGGTGCAGATCCGTCATCCCCTGAAGCATGGTTGTTACTTCGGCCATGTTGGAATTGAGCCAATTCTCCTCATCCCTGGCCTTGTTCAGCTCCTGCTCCCGTTCCGTCTTGTCCATCAGGTCGAGGGCGACGTTCTGGAAGGCAGCCGCCACTTCCCCGATTTCATCCTTCAGGCGGATCTCGATTCGCTTGCGGCGGTCCATCGTCCCTCCCGCAAAGCTGCTGATCATGCCGGAAACGAGGTTAAGTCCGCCGGTTATGCTGTAGATGATCCAGAACATAATGCCCAAGCCAAGCAGCAGGCCGATTCCGGTTATAACCATGGTGATCATGAGCGTTTGGCTGTTCACCGTATTCATATCGCTTAGCGCTTGGTTCATTCGGGTTTCATGATACGTGGAAAGCTCCTCCAGCCGCTTGGCCAGCTCGTCCCTCGCATTCAGTCCCGAGGCATTGCGGAGTGTCTGGGCCTCGTCGTATTTGCCGGCCCGGATCAGCTCCAGCAGCTGATTCTCATACCTCAGAAACTCCGCGCCCGCGCCATTAACCGCCGAAACGAGCTTGGTCTCCTCCGGATTCGATTCGCTTAACCGCGTAAGCTCCGTAAATTTGTTACCGGCATCCGCTTGAGCCAAGTCCAGCTTCCGCATTTCCTCGACCACGTTCGTATTCTTGTCCGCCGAGACGAGGTTGGCCATATACAAAGCCATGTTGTTCACCTGGAAGCGTGTTCCGTTCGCAAGGGAAACCTTTGTGTAGCGGTTCGTGTAAACGTCGTTCAGGTTTTCCTTAATATTGGACAATCGGTTAATGCCAATCCCGGCCAGGGCGAACATCAAGAAAATCAGAGCCCCGAAGCCAAGAAATAATTTCGTGCGGATTCTCATTTTCCTGCTCCACCCTTCCTTTTTATGGATTTATCGTTATTTGGTGCGGACCATAACCATGCACATGTCGTCATGCTGGTCATCGCGAACGTCCTCGGGCAGAATCCGGTCGATGACATTCATAAGGTTACCGGTATTGTTCGACACAAGCTCCTCCGTCAAATCCTGCCCCATGTCTTCGACCGCCTCCAGAAGCCCGTCCGTAAAGAGAAAAATCCGGATGTTCTCCTTGTACTCGAGCTTCGCTTTGTTGATTTCAATCTGCTCGAAGAAGCCGACGGCGCAGCTCCCTTTATCCAGCTCCACGGTCTCTTCCCCGTCACGGATGACCAAGCCCGGAGGGTGACCGGCGTTGACGTATTCGATGGTCTTGTTCTTCGTATCGATGACGAGATAGATCGCCGTAAAATAGTAATGGATGAAGTGTTCCTGGCTGTAAAGCTGGTTCATGTAGCGGTTAAGCTCGTTAATGACCAGCTCCGGGTCAACCAGACGGGTGATGGTGTCCTGAAGCACCGACGAAATGAACATGCAGACAAGGGAAGACGAAATCCCGTGTCCCATCATATCGAGCAGAATAATGCCGTACCGGTTTTCGTCGATCTTGTACCAGGAATACATGTCACCGGCCAGCTCGAAGGAAGGGTAATAGGTCGCGGCAATGCTGATGGCCTCGTCGTCCAGCGGCTGGCTCAGCACGCTCCGCTGCACCTGCTTGGCCAGATCGAGCTCGTTGCGGATTTTGCGGTCCCGCTCGATATGCCAATCCTTCTCATACTTGAGCCGGAGGGCAACCCGGATGCGGGCCATAAGCTCTACCTTGTTGATCGGCTTCATGACGTAATCGATGGCCCCGACATCCAGCGCTTCCGCCAGCTTGTTCGAGTCGCCGAGTGCCGTCACGATAATAATCGGAATATCCTTCAGCTTCTCTTCCTGCTGAATGCGGCGGCAGGCCTCGAGCCCGTCGATCTCGGGCATCATCATGTCCATCAGGATAAGATCGGCCTGCAGCTCCGGCTGCTCTCCGCTTCCAAGCTTTAGATGATCGAACAGCTCATAAGCGGAGCTGGCCGTAATGCAGTCCGTATAGCCTTCGCTCTTCAATATCTTCTCTATAATAATCAAGTTGACCGGATTGTCGTCCACGATCAGAATGCTCATGGGTTGGCTCCTTCTCTATTGCGACATGGAATCGGTTCATACTTTGCCTTGTGAAAGTTAATAGCGTTAAACACATTCCTTCATTTTAGCCCACGGGCCGGGGGCCTGTCCATGGTGCCGTTCCGTCCAAAACCCTCCTGACGGCCCGGTTCATGCCTCTTCTGCCAGATACTCCTGAATAAGCTCCATGAACAGGACGCCGTAATGGATGAACTTGGTTTCCCCTACTCCCTTAACGGAGAGCATCGACATGCGGTCCGTCGGCCTCATCTCGCTCATCTCGCGCAGGGTGCTGTCCGGAAAGACGACATAAGGAGGCACATTCTCCCGCTGGGAAATTTCCTTGCGGAGCTCCCTCAGGCGCTCGAACAGGCCGTCGTCGCGAACCGGCTCGGGCTTGCGGGAAATGCGCAGCTTCTGCAGAACCGGCTCCTCTCCCTTCAGAACCCGGCTCGCCCTGGCTTGAAGGCGGAGCACCGGGTACTGGCCCTCCGTTAAGGAAATGTAGCCCTCGGCGATAAGGGCGTTGATCAGATCGACAATTTCTTTCTCCGTGTACTGCTTCATGATGCCGTAGGTCGGGAGGCGGTCGAAGCCGAACTGAAGCACTTTTTTGCTCTTGGAGCCCTTCAGCACCTGGCTGACCAGCGTCGAGCCGTACCGTTCCTTCATGCGGTAGATGCAGGAGAAAATCTTCTGGGCGTCCACCGTCAGGTCCGTCACCTGCAGATCGTCGTTGCAGTGCGAGCAGTTCCCGCACTCGTCTGGCGCCTGCTCCCCGAAATACCGCAAAATATGCTGGCGCAGGCAGCGAGGCGTGTGGCAGTAGTCGGTCATCGCCTGAAGCTTCTTGTATTCATTAGCCTTGCGGTCGGGGTCAAGCTGGGTTTGTTCGATCAGAAACTTCTGAATGAGTATATCCTGCGGGCTGAACAGCAGGAGGCATTCTCCCGGCTCTCCGTCGCGGCCCGCCCTCCCCGCTTCCTGGTAATAAGCCTCCATGTTTCTCGGCATATTGTAATGGATAACGTACCGGACATTGGATTTGTCGATGCCCATTCCGAAAGCGTTGCTCGCCACCATGACCCGGATATCGTCGAAGATGAACCGCTCCTGGGCTTCCTTGCGCTCCGTGTCACTTAAGCCGGCGTGATACTTGCCCGCGGCAATTCCCTTCTTGCGGAGAAATTCGTACAGATTGTCAACGTCCTTGCGAGTGGCGGCATAGACGATCCCAGCCTGGTCCTTGTTCTCGTTCACGTAGCGCAGCAGGTAGTCCTTCTTGTTCTCCCCCTTGATGACCGAGAATTTCAGGTTCTCGCGGTTGAAGCCCGTGAGGAAAACCTCGCCGTCGCCGATGCCCAGGTAGGACGTAATGTCCGAGATGACCTCGGGAGTCGCCGTCGCCGTGAAAGCCGCGACCCGCGGGCGGTTCGGCAGCTCGCGCAGCAAGCTCGTGATGGCCCGGTAGCTCGGCCGGAAGTCGTGCCCCCAGCTCGAGATGCAGTGCGCCTCGTCGATCGCCACCATGGCGACGGACAAGTCCTGCAGCATCGAGAGGAACCGGTCCGACTCGAGCCGCTCCGGCGCGATGTAGATCA contains:
- a CDS encoding fused response regulator/phosphatase, translating into MSILIVDDNPVNLIIIEKILKSEGYTDCITASSAYELFDHLKLGSGEQPELQADLILMDMMMPEIDGLEACRRIQQEEKLKDIPIIIVTALGDSNKLAEALDVGAIDYVMKPINKVELMARIRVALRLKYEKDWHIERDRKIRNELDLAKQVQRSVLSQPLDDEAISIAATYYPSFELAGDMYSWYKIDENRYGIILLDMMGHGISSSLVCMFISSVLQDTITRLVDPELVINELNRYMNQLYSQEHFIHYYFTAIYLVIDTKNKTIEYVNAGHPPGLVIRDGEETVELDKGSCAVGFFEQIEINKAKLEYKENIRIFLFTDGLLEAVEDMGQDLTEELVSNNTGNLMNVIDRILPEDVRDDQHDDMCMVMVRTK
- the recQ gene encoding DNA helicase RecQ gives rise to the protein MLQQARQVLEKYYGYPSFREGQESIIARILDGTDVLGIMPTGGGKSICYQIPALLLPGVTLVISPLISLMKDQIDTLESMGVAATFINSSLTGSEVSKRLARAGRGEYKMIYIAPERLESDRFLSMLQDLSVAMVAIDEAHCISSWGHDFRPSYRAITSLLRELPNRPRVAAFTATATPEVISDITSYLGIGDGEVFLTGFNRENLKFSVIKGENKKDYLLRYVNENKDQAGIVYAATRKDVDNLYEFLRKKGIAAGKYHAGLSDTERKEAQERFIFDDIRVMVASNAFGMGIDKSNVRYVIHYNMPRNMEAYYQEAGRAGRDGEPGECLLLFSPQDILIQKFLIEQTQLDPDRKANEYKKLQAMTDYCHTPRCLRQHILRYFGEQAPDECGNCSHCNDDLQVTDLTVDAQKIFSCIYRMKERYGSTLVSQVLKGSKSKKVLQFGFDRLPTYGIMKQYTEKEIVDLINALIAEGYISLTEGQYPVLRLQARASRVLKGEEPVLQKLRISRKPEPVRDDGLFERLRELRKEISQRENVPPYVVFPDSTLREMSEMRPTDRMSMLSVKGVGETKFIHYGVLFMELIQEYLAEEA